A portion of the Flavobacterium magnum genome contains these proteins:
- a CDS encoding DUF1573 domain-containing protein — protein MKHTLILFVTAMFCTIGFSSFATLPATGGKVIWKAETVDTGEIPQGTPKTIEFEFKNSGETAVTITSAKASCGCTVADYPKEAIAPGKSAKITATYSAANKGQFTKTITVTTSESDSPKVLTLKGTVI, from the coding sequence GTTTTGCACGATCGGATTTTCATCATTCGCTACGCTGCCTGCTACCGGTGGCAAGGTAATCTGGAAAGCCGAAACCGTGGACACCGGAGAAATTCCGCAGGGCACGCCGAAAACCATCGAATTTGAATTCAAGAACAGCGGCGAAACTGCGGTGACCATCACCAGCGCGAAAGCCTCTTGTGGCTGTACCGTCGCCGACTATCCCAAAGAAGCGATTGCGCCCGGAAAATCAGCTAAAATTACCGCGACGTACAGTGCGGCAAACAAGGGACAGTTTACAAAGACCATCACCGTAACCACTTCGGAAAGTGACAGCCCGAAAGTGCTTACCTTAAAAGGAACCGTTATTTAA
- a CDS encoding ATP-binding protein, producing MLNNLNRITIYKKILWMTTLSAIFFLALLSAIYYYTIQQEKEVYKVSLRQFGNEVNSLTELDAQTNISNIVDMVYWDEFIHYLQLKDQYWFDQNIESSVATYKADYLGIYDVKRNFLNKASTKAISSLDFMPKAAFDAIDRRRLVEFYIRIPEGVVQVFGSGVHPTADIYDKKTPPSGYFFIVKLMNGAYFDSLETLNNSQIGFIDKPQESENSLYVLRDLKDYNHNTIATLSFIRPFDVSFHTTKSILILLIITYLCSIAVYLYCSRQWVYKPLNLITSILEKGNETDMETLKHIPGEFRHIGNLFEESKKQREQLEIAKSKAEESDRLKSSFLTNISHEIRTPMNAVIGFSAMLQNGNLSEQERTEYLRILQSSGINLVSIIDDLIEMSRIDTNQVVPNYKAVDIDACLSDLYESIKITVPREKDIHFYIAWPDERISGKIITDEVKLRQVLTNLITNAIKYTPQGFVSISYEIDSNAAEVVFSVHDSGIGIDVEEHGKIFDRFFRIDNDFSIKAGGLGLGLSISKAYVNMLGGEISITSREKAGSDFRFTIPLNYAQAENIASPIKNNAAEYEKESLTILVAEDNNINFLLLQKMLYRHNHVILRACNGREAVDTCQSNTAIDLVLMDIKMPVMDGYEAFELIRKIRPELPVIAQTAYVGNDGSLINQKGFSACISKPIDKDKLLALLNNVVYIKKNASNA from the coding sequence GTGTTAAATAACTTAAACCGTATTACCATTTATAAGAAGATATTGTGGATGACCACTCTGTCCGCAATCTTTTTTCTTGCGCTGCTGTCGGCCATCTACTACTACACTATTCAGCAGGAAAAGGAAGTTTACAAAGTTTCCCTGAGACAATTTGGGAACGAGGTAAATTCGTTGACCGAGCTTGACGCGCAAACCAATATTTCCAATATTGTTGACATGGTGTATTGGGACGAATTCATTCACTACCTGCAGCTGAAAGACCAATATTGGTTTGATCAGAATATCGAATCTTCGGTGGCCACCTATAAGGCAGACTACCTTGGAATCTATGATGTTAAGAGGAATTTCCTGAATAAGGCGTCAACGAAGGCAATAAGTAGTTTGGATTTCATGCCGAAAGCGGCTTTTGATGCGATCGACCGCAGGCGATTGGTTGAATTTTACATTAGGATCCCCGAAGGTGTTGTACAGGTCTTTGGGTCAGGTGTGCACCCGACTGCGGATATATACGATAAAAAGACCCCGCCGTCAGGATACTTCTTTATCGTCAAGCTAATGAACGGTGCGTATTTTGACAGTCTTGAGACGTTAAACAATTCCCAGATCGGATTTATTGACAAACCGCAGGAATCTGAAAATAGCCTCTATGTACTTCGTGACTTGAAAGATTATAACCATAATACCATCGCTACTTTATCGTTCATCAGGCCTTTCGATGTCAGTTTCCATACTACAAAAAGTATATTAATATTACTAATAATTACTTATCTGTGCAGTATTGCGGTATACCTGTACTGTTCGCGCCAATGGGTGTATAAGCCATTGAATCTGATTACAAGTATCCTTGAAAAAGGGAATGAGACCGATATGGAAACACTTAAACACATTCCCGGGGAATTCCGGCACATCGGAAATTTATTTGAAGAAAGCAAGAAGCAGCGCGAGCAGCTTGAAATCGCCAAATCAAAAGCTGAGGAAAGCGACCGTCTCAAATCGTCATTTCTGACGAACATATCGCATGAGATCCGCACCCCGATGAATGCCGTTATTGGATTTTCGGCAATGCTGCAAAACGGCAATCTTTCCGAGCAGGAAAGGACCGAGTACCTCCGTATTTTGCAAAGCAGCGGAATCAATCTGGTGTCTATTATCGATGATCTTATTGAGATGTCCAGGATTGATACAAACCAGGTCGTTCCAAACTATAAAGCTGTCGACATTGATGCGTGCCTAAGTGACTTGTATGAGTCGATTAAAATAACCGTTCCCCGGGAAAAGGATATCCACTTCTACATTGCCTGGCCTGACGAACGTATTTCCGGAAAAATAATCACCGATGAAGTAAAACTCCGGCAAGTCCTTACAAATTTAATCACCAATGCAATCAAGTACACACCACAGGGATTCGTATCAATATCTTATGAAATTGACAGCAATGCGGCCGAAGTGGTTTTCTCAGTACATGATTCCGGTATCGGCATTGATGTGGAGGAGCATGGTAAGATTTTTGATCGGTTTTTCAGGATTGACAACGACTTTTCGATAAAGGCGGGAGGTCTCGGATTAGGCCTTTCCATCTCGAAAGCATACGTAAACATGCTTGGCGGAGAAATCTCAATCACATCACGCGAAAAAGCAGGATCGGATTTCCGCTTCACCATTCCCCTGAATTATGCGCAGGCTGAAAACATAGCCAGTCCAATCAAAAACAATGCAGCAGAATACGAGAAGGAATCGCTCACCATTCTGGTCGCTGAAGACAACAACATTAATTTCCTGTTGCTGCAAAAAATGCTCTACAGGCACAATCATGTCATCTTAAGGGCTTGCAACGGCCGTGAGGCAGTCGATACCTGCCAAAGCAATACAGCGATCGACCTGGTGCTCATGGATATTAAGATGCCTGTAATGGACGGCTACGAAGCCTTCGAACTCATAAGGAAGATCAGGCCTGAACTCCCCGTTATCGCACAAACAGCCTATGTTGGGAATGATGGTAGCCTCATTAATCAAAAAGGATTTTCAGCCTGTATTTCTAAGCCTATTGATAAGGATAAATTACTTGCATTGCTCAACAATGTCGTTTATATTAAAAAGAATGCATCCAATGCTTAG
- a CDS encoding TorF family putative porin: MSFILKRMHPMLRKSLSLLLLAGLRLFAQNTEGAERRENTDRKWEAAIDFQSRYIWRGQAYGGSTTAVQPSFAYNLIGELTVGIWATQNFRCKDYHTDGTSDGYREFDFGLDYQFADFLSFGLWQYYWPALQQDLEADTRFFNYSTNSVTTVDAGLTFDFSEDYRLAFQAALNTFIAGNDFRYDSAGDNPVQNFTTYAEIGYVFKDVFDRISTKTFRSINITPVVGAVLNNQAAYYAAGDYNKISFINLAVAASREFDLGFGVSMPVTINYTHNGAAANTSLEGRDFLTATVSIKY; this comes from the coding sequence ATGTCGTTTATATTAAAAAGAATGCATCCAATGCTTAGGAAATCTTTGTCTCTATTGTTGTTAGCAGGGTTGCGCCTTTTCGCTCAAAACACGGAGGGTGCCGAAAGGCGTGAAAATACAGATAGAAAATGGGAGGCAGCTATAGACTTCCAAAGCAGGTACATCTGGCGCGGACAGGCTTACGGTGGCAGCACTACCGCTGTGCAGCCTTCATTTGCTTACAACCTGATTGGAGAGCTGACTGTGGGGATTTGGGCGACGCAAAATTTCCGATGTAAGGATTACCATACCGACGGCACGTCCGACGGGTATCGTGAATTCGATTTTGGATTGGACTACCAATTTGCAGATTTTTTATCTTTTGGTCTGTGGCAATACTACTGGCCGGCCCTACAGCAAGACCTTGAAGCAGATACCCGTTTTTTTAACTATAGCACCAACAGTGTCACAACAGTTGACGCTGGGTTAACATTCGATTTCTCTGAAGATTACCGGCTCGCCTTCCAGGCGGCCTTGAATACGTTTATCGCTGGGAATGATTTCCGCTATGATAGTGCCGGCGATAATCCCGTGCAAAATTTCACGACATACGCTGAAATCGGATATGTATTTAAGGACGTATTCGATCGTATTTCCACAAAAACATTTCGTAGTATCAACATTACCCCGGTGGTGGGTGCCGTGCTTAATAATCAGGCAGCATACTACGCGGCTGGAGATTATAATAAAATTTCATTTATTAACCTTGCAGTCGCCGCATCGCGCGAATTTGACCTCGGGTTTGGCGTTAGTATGCCGGTAACCATTAATTACACGCACAATGGCGCTGCTGCAAACACCTCATTGGAGGGGCGTGACTTTTTAACAGCTACCGTATCAATCAAATACTAA
- the rimO gene encoding 30S ribosomal protein S12 methylthiotransferase RimO: MRTKSLKKNKINVITLGCSKNIYDSEVLMGQLRASGKDVQHEAPEKEEGNIIVINTCGFIDNAKAESVNMILEYADKKERGLVDKVFVTGCLSERYRPDLEKEIPNIDQYFGTTELPLLLKALGADYKHELLGERLTTTPKNYAYLKIAEGCDRPCSFCAIPLMRGKHVSQPIEKLVKEAQTLAKDGVKELILIAQDLTYYGLDLYKKRNLGELLEALVKVEGIEWIRLHYAFPTGFPMDVLEIMKREPKICNYIDIPLQHISDSILKSMRRGTTQEKTTRLLKDFREAVPGMAIRTTLIVGYPGETQEDFEKLRDFVQEMKFDRLGCFAYSHEENTHAYLLEDDVPDEVKQERANEIMELQSQISWDLNQEKIGQTFKCIIDRKEGGHFVGRTEFDSPDVDNEVLIDATKHYVKTGDFVMVKITDATEFDLYGEPLHVHE; the protein is encoded by the coding sequence ATGCGGACTAAATCCCTAAAAAAGAACAAAATAAACGTCATTACGCTGGGTTGCTCCAAAAATATCTACGACAGCGAGGTGCTTATGGGCCAGTTGCGCGCCAGCGGAAAGGATGTACAGCACGAGGCGCCGGAAAAAGAAGAGGGCAACATCATCGTCATCAACACCTGCGGGTTTATCGATAATGCGAAAGCAGAATCTGTCAACATGATTTTGGAATACGCCGACAAAAAAGAACGCGGCCTGGTGGACAAGGTTTTTGTGACCGGATGCCTGTCAGAACGCTATCGTCCGGATCTGGAAAAAGAAATCCCGAATATCGACCAGTATTTCGGGACCACCGAATTGCCCTTGCTGCTCAAGGCGCTGGGTGCCGATTACAAACACGAACTGCTGGGCGAAAGGCTCACCACCACCCCAAAGAATTATGCCTACCTTAAGATTGCCGAAGGCTGCGACCGCCCGTGCAGTTTTTGCGCGATCCCGCTGATGCGCGGCAAGCACGTGTCCCAACCGATTGAGAAATTGGTAAAGGAAGCACAGACGCTGGCCAAAGACGGCGTAAAGGAATTGATATTGATTGCGCAGGACCTCACCTATTATGGCCTTGACCTGTATAAGAAACGAAACCTTGGCGAACTGCTCGAAGCGCTTGTCAAAGTAGAAGGCATTGAATGGATCCGCCTGCATTATGCGTTTCCTACGGGCTTCCCGATGGATGTACTGGAAATCATGAAGCGTGAGCCGAAAATCTGTAACTATATCGATATTCCGCTGCAGCACATTTCAGATTCCATCCTGAAGTCGATGCGCCGCGGCACCACCCAGGAAAAAACAACAAGATTGTTGAAGGATTTCCGTGAGGCCGTTCCTGGTATGGCGATCAGGACGACCCTGATTGTAGGGTATCCGGGGGAAACCCAGGAAGATTTCGAAAAGCTCAGGGATTTCGTACAGGAAATGAAATTCGACCGTTTGGGCTGTTTTGCCTATTCTCATGAAGAAAACACGCACGCGTATCTGCTCGAAGATGATGTGCCTGATGAAGTAAAACAGGAACGGGCCAACGAAATTATGGAGTTGCAGTCACAGATTTCATGGGACCTGAACCAGGAGAAAATCGGGCAGACCTTCAAATGCATTATCGACAGAAAGGAAGGCGGGCATTTTGTGGGACGAACCGAATTTGACAGTCCGGACGTGGATAACGAAGTACTCATCGATGCCACGAAGCACTATGTGAAAACAGGTGATTTTGTTATGGTAAAAATTACCGACGCGACAGAATTCGATTTGTACGGGGAGCCATTGCACGTGCACGAATAG
- a CDS encoding OmpP1/FadL family transporter produces MKKYLSILFLGLAANGLQAQDFTDALRYAQDNLNGTARFRAMGGAFGALGGDFSSLSVNPAGSAVFSNNQAALTMSSVNTTNRSNYFGEKYRENDNTFDLNQVGGIWVFTDKSEKSGWNKLALGINYENANLFDNSVFYRGHNDNSVADYFLSYANGVPVSRITDNNFEDLTYAEQQAYLGFEGYAINPVGNATYASAITGANNFYQENTITSTGYNGKLSFNAAISYKDKYYFGLNLNSHFTDYTRHTSFYEDYLDSPGHDDANGLQALRFSNDLTTYGSGFSFQLGAIAKLNNEIRVGLSYESPTWYSLKDEMLQTLKVSTLNTAPNEGDFFADPNIRFIYPTYKLQTPGRYTGSVAYVFGKSGLISVDYAMKDYSNTRLKPKSDLLIAKANTQINDLLDTSGELRVGGEYRIKKWSLRGGYRFEQSPYKNDAIMSDLNAYSAGLGYSFGDTKVDISYTKARRDYQQSSFSQGLTDTATINQRNHNVSLTVIFEL; encoded by the coding sequence ATGAAAAAGTATTTATCAATTTTATTTTTAGGGCTTGCAGCCAACGGGTTACAGGCACAGGATTTCACCGACGCGCTTCGTTATGCGCAGGACAACCTGAATGGCACGGCCAGGTTCCGCGCGATGGGTGGGGCCTTCGGCGCGCTGGGCGGCGATTTTTCATCTCTGAGCGTCAATCCTGCAGGGTCGGCAGTATTTTCGAACAACCAGGCAGCGTTGACGATGAGCAGCGTAAACACTACAAACCGTTCGAATTATTTCGGCGAAAAATATCGCGAAAACGACAATACATTCGACTTAAACCAAGTGGGAGGCATATGGGTTTTTACCGATAAGAGCGAAAAGAGCGGATGGAATAAGCTGGCGCTCGGGATCAATTACGAAAATGCAAACCTGTTTGACAATTCTGTTTTTTATAGGGGACACAACGATAATTCCGTTGCAGACTATTTTCTGAGTTATGCGAACGGCGTACCTGTTTCAAGAATCACAGACAACAATTTTGAAGACCTGACCTACGCGGAACAACAGGCTTACCTTGGGTTTGAAGGCTATGCTATTAATCCGGTTGGCAATGCAACGTACGCATCAGCGATTACGGGAGCGAACAATTTTTACCAGGAGAATACCATTACCAGTACCGGTTACAATGGCAAATTATCTTTTAATGCCGCAATTTCGTACAAGGATAAATACTATTTCGGTTTAAACCTCAATTCCCACTTTACAGATTATACAAGGCACACGAGTTTTTACGAGGATTACCTTGATTCACCCGGACATGATGATGCCAATGGCTTGCAGGCGCTGCGTTTCAGCAATGACCTGACCACTTACGGATCGGGATTCTCATTCCAGTTGGGTGCCATTGCCAAACTGAACAACGAAATCCGTGTGGGGTTGTCTTATGAGTCGCCGACCTGGTACAGCCTCAAAGACGAGATGCTGCAGACCCTCAAGGTCAGCACCTTAAATACAGCACCCAACGAAGGCGATTTTTTTGCAGACCCGAACATCAGGTTCATTTATCCGACATACAAATTGCAGACGCCGGGCCGTTATACCGGAAGTGTAGCTTATGTTTTCGGGAAGAGCGGACTGATCAGCGTGGATTATGCGATGAAAGATTATTCCAACACACGCCTCAAGCCGAAAAGCGATCTTTTGATTGCCAAGGCGAATACCCAGATCAACGATTTACTGGATACCTCGGGCGAACTGCGGGTAGGCGGCGAATACCGCATCAAAAAATGGAGCCTCAGGGGCGGTTACCGTTTTGAGCAGAGTCCGTACAAAAATGACGCCATCATGAGCGACCTCAATGCCTATTCCGCCGGATTGGGTTACAGTTTCGGAGACACCAAGGTGGATATTTCCTACACCAAGGCCAGAAGGGATTACCAGCAATCTTCGTTTTCGCAGGGCCTGACCGATACCGCCACGATCAACCAAAGAAACCACAATGTGAGTCTGACAGTGATTTTTGAACTTTAA
- the proS gene encoding proline--tRNA ligase — protein MSKNLTTREDDYSKWYNELVVKADLAENSGVKGCMVIKPYGYAIWEKMQAELDRMFKETGHQNAYFPLFVPKSMFEAEEKNAEGFAKECAIVTHYRLKNDPDKPGKLMVDPNAKLEEELIVRPTSEAIIWSTYKKWIQSHRDLPLLINQWANVVRWEMRTRLFLRTAEFLWQEGHTAHATRSEAIEESEKMMNVYADFVENFMGIPVIKGLKTETERFAGAEETYCIEALMQDGKALQAGTSHFLGQNFAKAFDVKFANHEGKLEHVWGTSWGVSTRLMGALVMTHSDDNGLVLPPNLAPIQVVIVPIYKSEEEFAAVSEAAQTLVSQFKKLRISVKFDDRTTQKPGFKFAEWELKGVPVRIAIGPKDLENGTFEVARRDTLSKEIVLKDSIVNYVNDLLETIQQSLFNKALDYRNTHITEVQNFDEFREVLENKGGFIAAHWDGTAETEEKIKELTKATIRCIALDRVAETGVCVLTGKPSQGRVLFAKAY, from the coding sequence ATGAGCAAGAATCTCACAACGAGGGAAGACGATTATTCGAAATGGTATAATGAACTGGTTGTAAAGGCCGACCTCGCTGAAAATTCCGGGGTTAAGGGCTGCATGGTCATCAAGCCGTACGGGTATGCGATTTGGGAAAAAATGCAGGCGGAACTCGACAGGATGTTTAAGGAAACCGGCCATCAAAATGCCTACTTTCCTTTGTTTGTGCCCAAAAGCATGTTTGAAGCCGAGGAAAAGAACGCTGAAGGCTTTGCAAAAGAGTGCGCAATAGTCACGCATTATCGCTTAAAGAATGACCCGGACAAGCCGGGCAAACTGATGGTCGATCCCAATGCCAAACTGGAAGAAGAACTGATCGTACGCCCGACAAGTGAGGCGATTATCTGGTCAACATACAAAAAATGGATCCAGTCGCACCGCGACCTGCCGCTCCTGATTAACCAATGGGCCAACGTGGTACGTTGGGAAATGCGCACCAGGCTGTTTTTGCGCACCGCCGAATTCCTCTGGCAGGAAGGGCATACCGCCCACGCCACAAGAAGTGAGGCGATCGAAGAATCTGAGAAAATGATGAACGTGTATGCGGATTTCGTCGAGAACTTCATGGGAATTCCGGTCATCAAGGGGCTCAAGACAGAGACAGAGCGGTTTGCAGGGGCTGAAGAAACCTACTGTATCGAGGCGCTGATGCAGGACGGAAAGGCATTGCAGGCGGGGACGTCACATTTCCTTGGGCAGAATTTTGCGAAAGCTTTCGATGTGAAGTTTGCCAATCACGAAGGGAAACTTGAGCACGTATGGGGCACGTCGTGGGGAGTATCTACGCGGCTTATGGGTGCCTTGGTGATGACGCATTCTGATGACAACGGCCTCGTATTGCCGCCAAACCTTGCGCCGATCCAGGTTGTGATTGTGCCCATATATAAGTCGGAAGAGGAATTTGCCGCGGTTTCGGAAGCGGCGCAGACACTGGTCTCGCAGTTTAAGAAACTGAGGATTTCAGTGAAATTCGACGACCGTACCACGCAAAAACCCGGCTTTAAGTTTGCCGAATGGGAGCTGAAAGGCGTGCCGGTGCGTATCGCGATAGGGCCGAAGGATCTTGAAAACGGCACCTTTGAAGTGGCCAGAAGGGATACCCTTTCAAAAGAAATTGTGCTTAAGGACAGTATCGTGAACTATGTAAACGACCTTCTGGAGACCATCCAGCAGAGCCTTTTCAACAAGGCACTTGATTATCGCAATACCCATATCACCGAGGTGCAAAATTTCGACGAATTCAGGGAAGTGCTTGAAAATAAAGGCGGCTTCATCGCGGCACACTGGGATGGCACTGCTGAAACCGAGGAAAAAATAAAGGAACTTACCAAGGCGACGATCCGATGCATCGCGTTGGACCGTGTGGCTGAAACCGGCGTTTGCGTCCTGACCGGCAAGCCTTCGCAGGGCAGGGTATTGTTCGCGAAAGCGTATTAA
- the rpsT gene encoding 30S ribosomal protein S20, which yields MANHKSALKRIRSNEKKRVLNRYQHKTTRNAIKALRMATDKNEASSKLSAVISMIDKLAKKNIIHDNKAANLKSKLTKQVAKL from the coding sequence ATGGCAAATCATAAGTCAGCTTTAAAGAGAATCAGGAGTAACGAGAAGAAGAGGGTGTTAAACAGGTACCAGCACAAAACGACGCGTAATGCTATCAAAGCGCTTAGGATGGCTACCGATAAAAACGAAGCTTCTTCAAAGTTGTCTGCCGTGATTTCGATGATTGATAAATTGGCTAAGAAAAATATCATTCACGATAATAAAGCAGCCAACCTGAAGTCAAAATTGACCAAACAAGTAGCTAAATTGTAA
- a CDS encoding response regulator, whose amino-acid sequence MLHKVICIDDDPIALLLSKMVIARANFATNVITLSNGEEAIAYLTDQQHQSGDPEELLILLDLNMPVMDGWEFLEQFNKNLYTNYRNAKIILLSSSIDPNDIRKSRDFGMVLDFLPKPLTKEMLDCILAKFKA is encoded by the coding sequence ATGCTCCACAAAGTAATCTGTATTGACGACGACCCCATCGCATTACTACTTTCGAAAATGGTAATCGCAAGAGCCAATTTTGCCACCAACGTCATCACCCTGTCAAACGGCGAGGAAGCCATCGCTTATCTTACCGATCAACAGCACCAATCCGGAGATCCCGAAGAGCTGCTGATTTTGCTCGACCTGAATATGCCCGTAATGGATGGCTGGGAGTTTCTTGAGCAGTTTAACAAAAACCTGTACACGAATTACCGGAATGCAAAGATCATTTTGCTTTCATCGTCCATCGATCCGAATGATATCCGTAAATCGCGCGATTTCGGGATGGTCCTCGATTTCCTGCCGAAGCCGCTCACCAAAGAAATGCTGGACTGCATCCTTGCTAAATTTAAGGCATAA
- a CDS encoding PAS domain-containing sensor histidine kinase, whose protein sequence is MKNKTDKITYIFIFIAIILAFSSLTLLERQYASDDFLYLHILRDFIFVTVCAVVIRYFIVKNDRENRHNLEKLKNNNLEIRESKERYDIVAKATSDTIWDWKIQENEFTWNKGIQGVYGYKRDEVGQNSKWWFDRIHPEDSIRMSVKLYAFLEQKTQKWQDEYRFKCRDGSYKYVLDRGFLVFNEKGTPIRMIGAMQDITKQKKEEQRLKLLETVITNTKDAVVITDANNAVLAIPEIVFVNQAFTNMSGYDYEDVIGKSPLIFFGKRTDPAEIARLTHCIHQKQECETELICYKKNGTEYWVRFSMVPVFNSEKEHTHWISIQRDVTERKQQEKEREQLINELTQNNKDLRQFSYITSHNLRAPLSNLIGLLQLLEEIPLENDELQQIMEGFSKSTYLLNETISDLGKVVIIRDNPSIEKQHIPIRESIDNVMDQIQIMITANNLQVDYDIAASDVYSNKAYFESIMLNLLTNAIKYKSESRPLRISISVTEDDDFTILRFSDNGIGIDLHKFREKVFGLYQRFHNYPDSKGLGLYLVKSQIESMGGEISIESEVDYGTTFIVKFRKEK, encoded by the coding sequence ATGAAAAATAAAACCGATAAAATAACCTACATTTTTATTTTCATTGCGATCATCCTGGCGTTTTCAAGTCTTACTTTACTCGAAAGGCAATACGCATCGGACGACTTCCTTTATTTACATATCCTGCGAGATTTTATCTTTGTGACTGTATGTGCCGTGGTCATCCGTTATTTTATCGTAAAAAACGACCGCGAGAACAGGCACAACCTCGAAAAACTGAAAAACAACAACCTCGAGATCCGTGAATCAAAAGAGCGCTACGATATCGTAGCCAAAGCGACCAGCGATACCATCTGGGACTGGAAAATACAGGAAAACGAATTTACCTGGAACAAGGGAATCCAGGGGGTTTATGGGTATAAGAGGGACGAAGTGGGCCAGAATTCCAAATGGTGGTTTGACCGCATCCACCCTGAAGACAGCATCAGGATGTCGGTCAAGCTCTATGCTTTCCTGGAGCAGAAAACCCAGAAATGGCAGGATGAATACCGTTTTAAGTGTCGGGACGGATCTTACAAATATGTACTCGACAGGGGATTTCTCGTCTTCAATGAAAAAGGTACACCCATCCGTATGATTGGGGCGATGCAGGATATCACCAAACAAAAAAAGGAAGAGCAACGCCTTAAGCTGCTGGAAACCGTCATCACCAATACCAAGGATGCAGTCGTAATTACAGACGCAAACAATGCCGTATTGGCCATTCCCGAAATTGTATTCGTAAACCAGGCATTCACAAACATGTCCGGTTATGATTACGAAGACGTGATCGGTAAATCACCATTGATTTTCTTCGGCAAAAGGACTGATCCTGCAGAGATTGCCAGGCTCACCCACTGCATACATCAGAAACAGGAGTGCGAGACGGAGCTGATCTGTTACAAGAAAAACGGCACGGAATACTGGGTGCGTTTTTCTATGGTGCCGGTATTCAATTCCGAAAAAGAGCACACGCACTGGATTTCAATCCAGCGTGACGTCACTGAAAGGAAGCAGCAGGAAAAGGAGCGCGAACAGCTGATCAATGAGCTCACGCAGAACAACAAGGACCTGCGGCAGTTTTCCTACATTACTTCGCACAACCTCAGGGCACCATTGTCAAACCTCATCGGATTGTTGCAGCTGCTTGAGGAGATTCCGTTGGAAAACGATGAATTGCAGCAAATTATGGAGGGATTCTCAAAGTCTACCTACCTGCTCAATGAAACCATTTCCGATCTGGGTAAAGTGGTCATTATCCGCGACAATCCGTCGATAGAAAAGCAGCACATCCCGATACGCGAGTCTATTGATAATGTGATGGACCAGATCCAAATCATGATCACCGCCAACAACTTACAGGTGGATTACGACATTGCCGCGTCAGACGTGTATTCGAACAAGGCCTATTTCGAGAGCATTATGCTCAACCTGCTGACGAATGCGATTAAATACAAGTCGGAAAGCCGCCCGCTCCGAATCAGTATTTCCGTCACCGAAGATGATGATTTTACCATTTTGCGCTTCAGCGACAACGGCATCGGCATTGACCTCCACAAGTTCCGCGAGAAGGTTTTCGGATTGTACCAACGCTTCCACAATTACCCGGACAGCAAAGGCCTCGGACTTTACCTCGTAAAATCGCAGATAGAGAGCATGGGTGGTGAGATCAGCATCGAAAGCGAGGTCGACTACGGCACGACTTTTATCGTAAAATTCAGGAAAGAAAAATAA